From a region of the Coffea arabica cultivar ET-39 chromosome 3e, Coffea Arabica ET-39 HiFi, whole genome shotgun sequence genome:
- the LOC113737146 gene encoding uncharacterized protein, with amino-acid sequence MAEPTPVSTLASQICNQISSVFKQPISGPTALEVIVEEVAATAKGNGQIFVYGVGREGLMLKALCMRLFHLGLSAHCVFDMTTPPIASPDLLIASAGPGGFSTVDAICEVARSNGARVVLLTAQPESKSSCVKHASVVAHIPAQTMADDQVAADPKSKPLLPMGSLYEGAMFVLFEMVVFKLAEVLGQSSEVIRARHTNLE; translated from the coding sequence ATGGCAGAGCCCACACCAGTGTCAACTCTAGCCTCTCAAATATGCAATCAGATTAGCTCTGTTTTCAAACAACCCATCTCCGGACCCACCGCCCTGGAAGTGATTGTGGAAGAAGTGGCGGCGACAGCCAAGGGCAACGGCCAAATCTTCGTCTACGGCGTAGGACGAGAAGGTTTAATGCTGAAGGCTTTGTGCATGAGGCTCTTCCATCTGGGTCTCTCCGCCCACTGCGTCTTCGACATGACCACCCCGCCAATCGCTTCTCCTGACCTCTTGATTGCTTCGGCCGGACCGGGGGGTTTCTCCACCGTCGATGCAATTTGCGAGGTAGCAAGATCCAACGGGGCAAGGGTAGTGTTGCTGACCGCTCAGCCTGAGTCAAAATCTTCTTGTGTCAAGCATGCGAGCGTGGTTGCTCATATCCCAGCTCAGACTATGGCGGATGATCAGGTTGCTGCTGATCCCAAATCTAAGCCATTGCTTCCAATGGGAAGTCTGTATGAAGGGGCCATGTTTGTGCTATTTGAGATGGTAGTCTTCAAATTGGCTGAGGTTTTGGGTCAGAGTTCAGAGGTCATTCGTGCTCGCCATACTAATCTTGAGTAG